From Cecembia calidifontis, one genomic window encodes:
- a CDS encoding GNAT family N-acetyltransferase — protein MYTIREGKKEDLPRVLELIRELAVYEKAPDEVINTVEMMEKDGFGPNPIFGFFVAVKNATQEIIGTSIYYYRYSTWKGKRLYLEDLIVTESERGNGAGKLLFDRTLLKTLEDNCSGMTWQVLDWNTPAINFYKKYGADLDGEWINCNLQQNQIREILQTQ, from the coding sequence ATGTACACTATAAGAGAAGGTAAAAAAGAAGACCTGCCCCGGGTTTTGGAATTGATCCGGGAGCTTGCGGTCTATGAAAAAGCACCCGATGAAGTCATCAATACGGTAGAAATGATGGAAAAGGACGGATTCGGCCCAAATCCCATTTTCGGCTTTTTCGTGGCTGTCAAAAATGCTACTCAGGAAATCATTGGAACATCCATTTACTATTATCGATACAGTACCTGGAAAGGAAAAAGGCTGTACTTAGAAGACTTGATCGTGACGGAGTCCGAAAGAGGAAATGGTGCAGGCAAACTACTCTTTGACCGCACTTTGTTAAAAACACTGGAAGACAATTGCTCGGGAATGACCTGGCAGGTATTGGACTGGAATACCCCTGCAATCAACTTCTATAAAAAATACGGCGCAGACCTTGATGGAGAATGGATCAACTGTAACCTGCAGCAGAATCAAATCAGAGAAATATTGCAAACGCAATAA
- a CDS encoding type III pantothenate kinase yields MFLAIDAGNSNIVFGFYDESLQKWTHEFRVNTHKDLSVLKLERELHLFFLENGIKNDRITKVGISSVVPEINSVLQQFCREYLEKSCYLISGKSYARLKVKTSRPNEIGSDLMCNVAAAYERFQSTCIIVDFGTALTFTVVGEDGKILGVNIVPGLKTAIKALFSNTSKLPEVELKMPKSALGKNTTHSIQAGILFGYTGLVKGMLETIQKELGHQCRIIATGGLSSILTTLEDAFEVVDRNLTLEGIRIITLANSPSVPEDLDI; encoded by the coding sequence ATGTTCTTAGCTATTGATGCCGGCAATTCCAATATTGTTTTCGGTTTTTATGATGAAAGCTTGCAAAAGTGGACACATGAATTCCGGGTCAATACCCACAAGGATTTGTCCGTATTGAAACTGGAAAGAGAACTGCATTTATTTTTCCTGGAAAATGGGATCAAGAATGACCGTATTACCAAAGTGGGGATTTCTTCGGTGGTGCCGGAGATCAATTCGGTCTTGCAGCAATTTTGCAGGGAGTATCTTGAAAAGTCCTGCTACCTGATCAGCGGTAAAAGTTATGCCAGACTCAAAGTCAAAACTTCCCGGCCCAATGAAATCGGTTCAGACCTGATGTGCAATGTGGCTGCTGCTTATGAAAGATTTCAAAGTACCTGCATCATTGTAGACTTTGGTACGGCACTCACCTTTACCGTGGTGGGAGAGGATGGAAAAATCTTGGGGGTAAATATTGTTCCCGGGTTGAAAACGGCTATTAAAGCGCTGTTTTCCAATACTTCCAAGCTACCAGAGGTAGAGCTTAAGATGCCAAAATCAGCTTTGGGGAAAAATACCACCCATTCCATACAGGCTGGTATTCTCTTCGGATATACAGGATTGGTCAAAGGGATGCTGGAAACCATCCAAAAGGAATTAGGCCATCAATGTAGGATTATTGCCACTGGCGGTTTGTCATCTATATTGACTACCCTTGAAGATGCATTTGAGGTAGTGGACAGAAACCTGACTTTGGAAGGAATCAGGATCATTACATTGGCGAATAGCCCGTCAGTACCTGAGGATCTGGACATATAG
- a CDS encoding methionine adenosyltransferase: MALSNTNIFVQEIQGISKRDFEIVEKKGKGHPDSICDEIAEAVSRALCRYYFEHFGSILHHNVDKALLVGGLSKPTYGGGKVIFPIELYIAGRATSQAFGKSIPVDELAIATAKDWLKSNLRILDIEKDVRIIPKIRTGSQDLIELFQRFGKGEIPLANDTSFGVGYYPLSILEKKVLEIDHLLHHPKTLMRFPCIGEDTKVMGVSMDRDMNFTLAIAILDRSISNLKEYIAQVEEIKAFVAAHMDLEPSRIFINTADDYDKESIYLTVTGCSAENGDDGQVGRGNRANGLITPYRPMSLEAIAGKNPVSHVGKIYNLWARELSKEICNLGFAEEAEVFIVSQIGKPITEPILLEVRTKNAGASSDEIRSFARAKLQEMPLNWNKIILPD; encoded by the coding sequence ATGGCCCTTTCCAATACAAATATTTTTGTCCAAGAGATTCAAGGCATCTCCAAAAGAGACTTTGAAATCGTGGAAAAGAAAGGAAAAGGCCATCCGGACAGCATCTGCGATGAGATTGCAGAGGCAGTTTCCAGGGCATTGTGCCGATATTACTTTGAGCATTTTGGCAGCATCCTCCACCATAATGTGGACAAAGCCCTCCTCGTGGGCGGGCTGTCTAAACCCACGTATGGAGGAGGAAAAGTAATATTCCCCATAGAACTCTACATTGCAGGCAGGGCTACAAGCCAGGCATTTGGAAAGTCCATTCCCGTAGATGAATTAGCCATAGCAACTGCCAAAGATTGGCTCAAGTCAAATCTTAGAATTCTTGATATAGAAAAAGATGTTCGGATTATCCCAAAAATCCGTACCGGAAGTCAGGATCTGATCGAATTGTTCCAGCGCTTTGGCAAGGGAGAAATCCCTTTGGCCAATGACACTTCCTTTGGAGTGGGCTACTATCCGCTCTCTATACTAGAAAAGAAAGTCCTCGAAATTGATCACCTGCTCCACCATCCAAAAACCCTTATGAGATTTCCCTGTATCGGAGAAGACACCAAAGTCATGGGGGTATCAATGGACAGGGATATGAATTTTACCTTAGCCATTGCGATTTTGGACCGCAGTATTTCCAATTTGAAGGAATATATAGCACAAGTAGAAGAAATAAAGGCTTTTGTCGCAGCACACATGGATTTGGAACCCTCGCGCATTTTCATCAATACCGCTGATGATTACGACAAGGAAAGCATTTATCTCACTGTTACCGGATGCAGCGCTGAAAACGGAGACGATGGTCAGGTAGGACGGGGAAATAGGGCAAATGGATTGATCACTCCCTACAGGCCTATGAGCCTGGAAGCAATTGCAGGAAAAAATCCCGTATCCCATGTTGGCAAAATTTATAATCTCTGGGCCAGGGAACTGAGCAAGGAAATCTGTAACCTGGGCTTTGCGGAAGAAGCTGAGGTCTTTATAGTATCTCAGATCGGAAAACCCATCACTGAACCTATCCTTTTGGAAGTCCGGACAAAAAATGCTGGGGCATCAAGCGATGAAATCCGCTCTTTTGCCAGAGCAAAACTTCAGGAGATGCCACTAAATTGGAATAAAATCATCCTTCCAGATTAA
- a CDS encoding RES family NAD+ phosphorylase: MKYFRLIEKIPGRLPLGYGPGSGRWNPFGIPVIYACSHSALNFLELLSIKGPVVSLTAWSLVEFELAEDPPFLGVEDLPLDWSLRPHPKITQTIGAFWTKQQEHVALKVPSCRIPLINYPQEHNLLVNPLHPDFSNKIKFIQETNVSFSINPL; encoded by the coding sequence TTGAAATACTTCAGACTGATAGAAAAAATACCAGGCAGATTGCCTTTGGGTTACGGTCCTGGATCAGGGAGGTGGAACCCTTTTGGGATTCCTGTCATTTATGCCTGCAGCCACAGCGCCCTGAATTTTCTTGAATTGTTGAGCATCAAAGGACCGGTAGTTTCTCTGACTGCTTGGTCTCTCGTTGAATTTGAATTAGCCGAAGATCCCCCCTTTTTGGGAGTAGAGGACTTGCCTCTGGATTGGAGCCTAAGACCCCATCCCAAAATTACCCAAACCATAGGTGCTTTTTGGACCAAACAACAAGAGCATGTTGCCCTGAAAGTCCCTTCCTGCCGCATCCCATTGATAAATTATCCCCAAGAGCATAATTTGCTGGTCAATCCACTTCATCCCGATTTCAGCAATAAAATAAAGTTTATCCAAGAGACAAACGTATCATTTTCCATTAACCCATTATGA
- a CDS encoding peptidoglycan DD-metalloendopeptidase family protein, with protein sequence MEINIRQGFGTVKIFILRFMKNSLQELLLSEKTFPIMGEALNPENTMEMDFSPANTGLMTCDFSDTKSFDHFVFDKLRAAGKKYGIGGYLEHRAIYARSEVFVTDQSDFRNIHLGIDIWTEAGHPVFAPLSGKVFSFQNNAGFGDYGPTIILEHELKGKKIYSLYGHLARKDLKGLDVGMTIPAGKAFCHVGPYPENGDWPPHLHFQLMWDMMGNWGDFPGVCSQREIEKYRAICPDPQVLTGYSPM encoded by the coding sequence ATGGAAATAAATATAAGGCAAGGCTTTGGTACTGTCAAAATTTTTATCTTGCGGTTTATGAAAAACAGCTTGCAAGAACTGCTCCTAAGTGAAAAAACCTTTCCCATCATGGGTGAAGCCCTGAATCCTGAAAATACTATGGAGATGGATTTCAGCCCTGCCAACACAGGACTGATGACCTGTGATTTTTCGGATACCAAAAGTTTTGATCATTTTGTCTTTGACAAACTTCGCGCTGCGGGCAAGAAATATGGGATTGGGGGCTATTTGGAACATAGGGCCATCTATGCCCGCTCAGAAGTTTTCGTGACTGACCAATCGGATTTTAGAAATATTCATTTGGGAATCGATATTTGGACAGAGGCTGGCCATCCTGTATTTGCCCCGCTGAGCGGCAAGGTTTTTTCTTTTCAGAACAATGCGGGTTTTGGGGATTACGGTCCTACGATCATTTTGGAACATGAATTAAAAGGAAAAAAAATTTACAGTCTTTACGGGCATCTTGCCAGGAAGGATTTGAAAGGTTTGGATGTGGGCATGACCATACCGGCAGGAAAGGCCTTTTGCCATGTAGGCCCATATCCTGAAAATGGGGATTGGCCACCACACCTACATTTCCAACTGATGTGGGACATGATGGGCAATTGGGGGGACTTCCCTGGTGTTTGTTCCCAAAGGGAAATAGAAAAATACAGGGCTATATGTCCAGATCCTCAGGTACTGACGGGCTATTCGCCAATGTAA
- a CDS encoding antitoxin Xre/MbcA/ParS toxin-binding domain-containing protein, with amino-acid sequence MAKQYKLPSHYTSEKPISGFFSPLEEQYFFSPKVSKVEEPLLMEEQFHLSETKEMFDYLQFSQAEVAEVLEIDPSTLVRWKKEDRRLSRLLTKTIKDMDKIIAKGIRIFGTEALFQDWLHTTNESLGNQRPIDLMRNPYGVERIEEALEALSWGNIL; translated from the coding sequence ATGGCAAAGCAATACAAACTCCCCTCCCATTACACCTCCGAAAAGCCAATTAGTGGCTTCTTCTCTCCACTGGAGGAGCAGTATTTCTTTTCTCCCAAGGTATCCAAAGTAGAGGAGCCCCTGCTGATGGAAGAGCAGTTCCATCTTTCGGAGACCAAAGAAATGTTTGACTACCTGCAGTTCAGCCAGGCAGAGGTGGCAGAGGTTTTAGAAATAGATCCCAGCACCTTGGTACGATGGAAAAAGGAAGACAGGCGGCTGAGCAGGTTATTGACCAAAACCATCAAAGACATGGACAAAATCATCGCCAAAGGAATTAGAATTTTTGGGACAGAGGCCCTCTTTCAGGATTGGTTGCATACTACCAATGAATCTTTGGGTAACCAAAGGCCCATAGATCTGATGCGCAATCCCTATGGGGTGGAGCGCATAGAGGAGGCTTTGGAGGCCCTATCCTGGGGCAATATACTTTAA
- a CDS encoding DUF3050 domain-containing protein translates to MNPRIEKLMEAIAPYRNSLLQHPIYQDMKTLEDFQVFMEQHVYAVWDFMTLLKALQLKLTGMSLPWRPADEPLVTRLINDIVLAEESDEDGQGGYCSHFELYLRAMKEAGASTEKIDNLLGHLGTGKSFQEAIGLVELPQSVISFLNKNFEVVEKGKAHEIAASFTLGREDLIPDLFRQLVNDLIKSKPDQLNTLEYYFERHIHLDEDHHGPLALKMLLHLCGEDDAKWKETEKAAIEALEARKVLWDGIHESILANSVLT, encoded by the coding sequence ATGAATCCAAGAATAGAAAAACTCATGGAGGCGATAGCGCCTTACCGCAATTCCCTTTTACAACATCCCATTTACCAAGACATGAAAACCCTAGAGGATTTTCAGGTTTTCATGGAGCAGCATGTCTATGCTGTTTGGGATTTTATGACCTTATTGAAAGCCCTACAGCTCAAACTTACCGGAATGAGTCTGCCTTGGAGACCTGCTGATGAGCCTCTGGTAACCCGGCTGATCAATGACATCGTCTTGGCCGAAGAAAGCGATGAAGACGGACAGGGAGGCTATTGCAGCCACTTTGAACTCTACCTCAGGGCGATGAAAGAAGCCGGTGCCAGTACTGAGAAAATAGACAACCTATTGGGGCATTTGGGAACAGGAAAAAGTTTTCAGGAAGCCATTGGGCTCGTGGAGCTTCCACAATCTGTGATTTCCTTCTTGAACAAAAATTTTGAGGTGGTGGAAAAGGGAAAAGCCCATGAAATCGCCGCTTCCTTCACCTTGGGCAGAGAGGATCTGATTCCAGACCTCTTCAGACAACTGGTCAATGACCTGATCAAAAGCAAACCGGATCAACTGAACACCCTTGAATATTACTTTGAAAGGCATATTCACTTAGATGAAGACCATCATGGACCCTTGGCCTTGAAAATGCTCCTCCACTTATGTGGAGAAGATGATGCAAAATGGAAAGAAACAGAAAAAGCAGCCATTGAGGCATTGGAAGCAAGAAAGGTCCTTTGGGATGGGATTCATGAAAGCATCCTTGCCAATTCAGTCTTGACTTGA
- a CDS encoding pyridoxal-phosphate dependent enzyme: protein MTETMKFPSLDDIKAAHQRIQPFIHRTPIMNSEAINQIAGCEIYFKCENFQKVGAFKARGAANAVVKLTDKQKKNGVATHSSGNHAAALARAATVAGIKSYIVMPSNAPEIKKKAVKGYGGEIIECEPNLQARETTLQEVVDRTGATFIPPYDYMDVIEGQATCALEMWEEGIAFDTIMAPVGGGGLLGGTALTTKYISPQTQVIAGEPAGADDAYRSFHAKQLIPMVGPKTIADGLLTSLGNINFAIIMDYVDDILTVTDEEIIDAMRLIYERMKIVIEPSCAVPLAALLKHKERFKGQKVGIILSGGNVDLGKLPF from the coding sequence ATGACTGAAACGATGAAATTTCCATCTCTTGACGATATCAAGGCTGCCCACCAAAGGATACAGCCTTTTATTCACCGGACCCCCATCATGAACTCAGAGGCCATCAATCAGATTGCCGGTTGTGAGATTTATTTCAAATGCGAAAACTTCCAAAAAGTTGGTGCCTTTAAAGCACGGGGGGCCGCCAATGCAGTGGTCAAATTGACAGATAAACAAAAGAAAAACGGAGTTGCTACCCATTCCAGTGGCAATCATGCCGCTGCTTTGGCCAGGGCAGCGACGGTAGCCGGAATCAAATCCTATATTGTGATGCCTTCCAATGCACCTGAAATCAAGAAAAAAGCGGTGAAAGGTTATGGAGGAGAAATTATCGAATGCGAGCCAAACCTTCAGGCAAGAGAAACCACCTTGCAGGAGGTTGTCGACAGGACTGGAGCTACTTTTATACCACCTTATGATTACATGGATGTCATCGAAGGACAGGCAACCTGTGCCCTGGAAATGTGGGAAGAAGGGATTGCATTTGATACCATCATGGCACCGGTAGGAGGGGGAGGTTTACTTGGAGGAACTGCCCTGACCACTAAATACATTTCCCCACAAACCCAAGTTATAGCCGGAGAACCTGCCGGTGCAGATGATGCTTACCGCTCTTTTCATGCCAAACAATTGATCCCTATGGTTGGTCCCAAAACCATTGCGGATGGTCTATTGACTTCCTTGGGAAATATCAATTTTGCCATCATCATGGATTATGTAGATGATATCTTGACGGTTACTGATGAGGAAATCATTGATGCCATGCGTCTGATTTATGAGCGGATGAAAATAGTCATTGAACCCTCCTGTGCAGTGCCTTTGGCGGCATTACTGAAACATAAGGAGCGTTTCAAGGGTCAGAAGGTGGGCATTATTCTTTCCGGAGGAAATGTGGATCTGGGGAAATTACCTTTTTAA
- a CDS encoding SDR family NAD(P)-dependent oxidoreductase, which yields MKIDLTQQRILVTGASRGIGKGIAEQLSASGAEVLLHFNSNLEAAKALQQSLKNPAHLAPCDLSDLEQVKGWIPELIKTHGKIDAVVNNAGIAISIPDNAPTEEWAAAWLKTMDININAMAIICKEFIEHARTNKNGRLVNISSRAAFRGDTTDYLAYAASKAAIVSYTRSIARYYGKEGIKAFIIAPGFTRTDMAQDFMDQYGEEYALNDIALNELTEPKDIAPMVTLLCSGLADHATGCTIDINAGSYVH from the coding sequence ATGAAAATCGACCTTACCCAGCAAAGAATTTTAGTGACCGGTGCCTCAAGAGGCATTGGCAAAGGAATTGCCGAACAACTCTCCGCTTCCGGTGCGGAAGTGCTGTTGCATTTCAACAGCAACCTGGAAGCTGCCAAAGCATTGCAGCAGTCCCTGAAAAACCCTGCTCATTTGGCCCCATGTGACCTCTCAGACCTGGAACAGGTCAAAGGCTGGATACCTGAACTCATCAAAACACATGGAAAAATTGATGCGGTTGTTAATAATGCCGGAATTGCCATTTCCATTCCCGACAATGCCCCGACAGAAGAATGGGCAGCCGCCTGGCTCAAAACCATGGATATCAATATCAATGCCATGGCGATTATCTGTAAGGAATTTATCGAGCATGCAAGGACCAACAAAAATGGCAGACTGGTAAACATTTCTTCCAGAGCAGCTTTCCGAGGTGATACTACTGATTATTTGGCTTATGCGGCCTCCAAAGCAGCCATTGTGAGTTACACCCGCTCTATCGCAAGATATTATGGCAAAGAAGGAATCAAAGCGTTTATCATTGCTCCGGGTTTTACCCGTACAGATATGGCGCAGGATTTTATGGATCAATATGGAGAAGAATATGCCCTGAATGACATTGCTCTCAACGAACTCACTGAACCCAAGGACATCGCTCCTATGGTAACTTTACTTTGCTCCGGTTTGGCTGATCACGCAACGGGTTGCACCATTGATATCAATGCAGGGTCTTATGTGCATTGA
- a CDS encoding TonB-dependent receptor produces MKKSLFLLAFWLMVWATYAQSNLRGVVKSATGEELVGANVILVGTGRGSTSDLSGNFQIRNIPSGTYTLRVSYLGYESQVKEVSVPTDLVLEIFLTPSALLTEEFIVYATRATDLTPTTFSKVSKRDISRLNLGQDIPILLNFTPSVVSFSDAGAGVGYTGLRIRGSDQTRINVTVNGIPLNDAESHGVFWVNMPDFASSVDNIQIQRGVGTSTNGAATFGASLNIQTDTRQDEAYAEIDNSFGSFNTRRHMVKVGTGLINNRWAFDGRLSRIASDGYIDRASSDLRSYFLSGGYYGEKHVVKLNVFAGAEVTYQAWEGVPENLLATNRTFNPYTYDNQVDDYKQDHYQLIYTGTFGKNWKANAALHYTYGRGFFEQFRPNDRLNRYGLPPVVVGETSISRMDIIRRRWLDNDFYGGVFSMNYISDDGRLDAVLGGGINRYDGDHFGEIIWMQFAGNTNIRDRYYDNVAVKDDANIYAKATYQLTDRLFAYGDLQGRWIDYRFDGINNDLRDVTGQVKFAFFNPKFGFTYQVAEGKQWYASYAVANREPVRRDFTDSPIIERAPKHENLQNIEAGFKRQSANFSYNANIYYMKYRDQLVLTGQLNDVGAYVRDNVDDSYRLGIELDGAYRLTEKFTIGGNLALSRNKIAEFLEYLDDYSTAEFRQEVIVHQNTDIAFSPNVVGAAILDYKPVKNLEISLLNKYVGRQFLDNTQNEARSLNAFWTSDLRFNYALRPRFVKNMEVTVLVNNIFNRLYEPNGYTFSYFLPGEGVSGRELVTENFFYPQAGTNFLAGIKFLF; encoded by the coding sequence TTCCGGTAATTTCCAGATCAGGAACATTCCTTCAGGTACTTATACCCTGAGGGTAAGTTACCTGGGTTATGAAAGTCAGGTGAAGGAAGTGTCTGTTCCAACAGACCTGGTTTTAGAGATTTTCCTAACTCCTAGTGCATTACTGACAGAGGAATTTATCGTCTATGCCACGAGGGCTACAGATCTCACACCTACCACCTTTTCCAAAGTGAGCAAACGGGATATTTCAAGACTTAATCTTGGTCAGGACATCCCCATACTCCTGAATTTCACCCCTTCTGTGGTCTCGTTCTCAGATGCCGGTGCTGGGGTAGGATATACGGGTTTAAGGATCCGGGGATCAGATCAGACCAGGATCAACGTGACTGTCAACGGTATTCCTCTTAATGATGCAGAGTCCCATGGTGTTTTTTGGGTCAATATGCCGGATTTTGCCTCTTCTGTGGACAATATCCAGATCCAAAGAGGTGTGGGGACTTCCACTAATGGTGCAGCTACTTTCGGGGCAAGTTTAAATATCCAGACAGACACCAGACAAGATGAAGCCTATGCGGAAATTGATAATTCCTTCGGTTCATTCAATACCAGAAGGCATATGGTGAAAGTAGGTACCGGACTGATTAATAATCGCTGGGCATTTGATGGAAGGCTGTCGCGAATTGCCTCGGATGGTTATATCGACCGGGCTTCTTCTGACCTAAGGTCTTATTTCCTTTCCGGAGGGTATTATGGGGAAAAGCATGTGGTAAAACTGAATGTTTTTGCCGGGGCAGAAGTCACTTATCAAGCCTGGGAAGGGGTTCCCGAAAACCTCTTGGCCACCAACAGGACTTTCAATCCATATACCTACGACAATCAGGTCGATGATTACAAGCAGGATCACTATCAGTTGATCTATACAGGAACTTTTGGTAAAAACTGGAAAGCCAATGCAGCCTTACACTATACCTATGGAAGGGGATTTTTTGAGCAATTCAGGCCAAATGACAGGCTGAACAGATACGGCCTTCCTCCGGTAGTGGTAGGAGAAACTTCCATTTCCCGCATGGATATCATCCGCAGAAGGTGGTTGGACAATGATTTCTATGGAGGGGTATTTTCCATGAATTATATTTCTGATGATGGCAGATTGGATGCAGTATTAGGGGGAGGAATCAACCGATATGACGGTGACCATTTTGGGGAGATCATTTGGATGCAGTTTGCCGGAAATACCAATATCAGGGACAGGTACTATGATAATGTGGCAGTCAAAGATGATGCTAACATTTACGCAAAGGCTACCTACCAATTGACGGATAGGCTGTTTGCATATGGCGACCTTCAGGGCAGATGGATCGATTACCGTTTTGATGGGATCAACAATGACCTGAGAGATGTGACAGGTCAGGTGAAATTTGCCTTTTTCAATCCAAAATTCGGATTTACTTATCAAGTTGCTGAAGGAAAGCAGTGGTATGCCTCTTATGCGGTGGCCAATAGAGAGCCTGTAAGAAGGGATTTTACCGATTCTCCTATTATCGAGCGGGCCCCCAAGCATGAAAACCTGCAGAATATTGAAGCAGGATTTAAAAGGCAATCGGCCAATTTCTCCTATAATGCCAACATTTACTACATGAAGTACAGAGATCAGTTGGTGTTGACAGGTCAACTGAATGACGTGGGAGCTTATGTTAGGGACAATGTAGATGACTCTTACCGCTTGGGTATTGAGTTGGATGGTGCTTATAGATTGACTGAGAAATTTACCATCGGGGGTAATCTTGCACTCAGCCGCAATAAGATTGCTGAATTTTTGGAATACCTGGATGATTATTCCACCGCTGAGTTTAGACAGGAAGTGATCGTACACCAAAATACCGATATCGCTTTCTCACCCAATGTGGTGGGTGCCGCCATTTTGGATTATAAGCCTGTCAAAAACCTGGAAATTTCTTTGCTCAATAAGTATGTGGGCAGGCAGTTTTTGGACAATACCCAAAATGAAGCCCGTTCCCTGAATGCTTTTTGGACATCCGATTTGAGGTTTAATTATGCTTTGCGACCTCGATTTGTGAAAAATATGGAAGTTACGGTATTGGTCAATAACATCTTCAACAGGCTGTATGAGCCCAATGGCTACACGTTCAGCTATTTCCTTCCTGGTGAAGGTGTGTCCGGGAGAGAATTGGTGACAGAAAATTTCTTTTATCCACAGGCCGGAACCAATTTCCTGGCCGGGATCAAGTTCTTGTTCTAA